From a single Borreliella spielmanii genomic region:
- the ospB gene encoding outer surface lipoprotein OspB, whose translation MRQQYLLVFALILALIACSQKGTEPKDDNYNDQEIASGDKEPKISKKELPRETETAVSLFNGNEIFISKEKNSAGKYDLRARVDLVELKGTSDKNTGAGKLEGLKADKSKVTMTISDDLNTVTVETYDASNKKTGSEVVKKQGSVIKESYKANKLDSKKLTRSNDTTLEYSQMTDEENATKAVETLKNGIKFEGNLVGGKTTVKITEGTVTLKREIDKDGKIKVFLDDTATDNTKKTGKWNESNNTLTVTVDSKKTKDLVFSDDGTITVQKYDTAGTNLEGSPSEIKDLAALKGALK comes from the coding sequence ATGAGACAACAATATTTACTAGTATTTGCTTTAATATTAGCTTTAATAGCATGTTCACAAAAAGGTACTGAGCCAAAAGATGATAATTATAATGACCAAGAGATTGCAAGCGGCGATAAAGAGCCAAAAATCTCTAAAAAGGAACTTCCTCGGGAAACAGAAACCGCCGTATCTTTATTTAATGGCAATGAAATTTTTATAAGCAAAGAAAAAAATTCTGCTGGTAAATATGACTTAAGAGCAAGAGTTGACTTGGTTGAACTTAAAGGCACTTCTGATAAAAACACTGGTGCTGGAAAACTTGAAGGTTTGAAAGCTGACAAGAGTAAAGTAACAATGACAATTTCTGATGATCTAAATACAGTAACCGTAGAAACATATGATGCAAGCAATAAAAAAACTGGAAGTGAAGTTGTTAAAAAACAAGGGTCAGTAATAAAAGAATCTTACAAAGCCAATAAATTAGACTCAAAAAAATTAACAAGATCAAATGATACTACACTTGAATATTCACAAATGACAGATGAGGAAAATGCTACAAAAGCAGTAGAAACTCTAAAAAATGGTATTAAGTTCGAAGGAAATCTTGTTGGTGGAAAAACAACAGTAAAAATAACAGAAGGTACTGTTACATTAAAAAGAGAAATCGATAAAGATGGAAAAATAAAAGTCTTTTTAGATGACACTGCAACTGATAATACTAAAAAAACAGGTAAATGGAACGAAAGTAATAATACCTTAACAGTTACTGTTGACAGCAAAAAAACTAAAGATCTTGTATTCTCAGACGATGGTACAATTACAGTACAAAAATATGACACAGCGGGTACTAATCTTGAAGGCAGCCCAAGTGAAATTAAAGATCTTGCAGCACTTAAAGGCGCTTTAAAATAA
- a CDS encoding plasmid maintenance protein, producing METLKQKSLNTTKRVKKTTKNFQHNLIVLISTLNFINLNLKKYTQKNILYFLNKNLERNKQNPIKLKTLQNYLYTLDKKFKITLNYCKHLGKNSGSETYYKLKYEKEKCYSIINTYFKEQTNNKINEFVQRINKFNQINSSVKWECINNTNNIYKYIEYRNIHKNSKKTINNNNLLKKYLSKCNFKTEIPSLIMNLKTTNKIKIYHLRNLKHIENDLKGVDPKKIEKHLSNVIKDNINNPGYLCKFFKNNGYKKLINKIKETNKKYKNKTEILKKVLREKIKELENEQYKKEELEKFFNKTYEIYKIKPHFIIEYKKYPDLDKLVKRAKKEICKIQDKMARLKSIKNNIFSILLEQLRHKVDNDKLIPTLKEFIENEPDLKYSKVFDNSYYNDLIEIVS from the coding sequence TTGGAAACATTAAAGCAAAAATCACTAAACACTACAAAAAGGGTAAAAAAAACTACAAAGAACTTCCAACACAACTTGATTGTATTAATTTCTACGCTCAACTTTATAAACTTAAACTTAAAAAAATATACACAAAAAAACATTCTTTACTTTCTAAACAAAAACCTTGAAAGAAATAAACAAAACCCCATAAAATTAAAAACACTACAAAACTATTTATACACATTAGATAAAAAATTTAAAATTACACTAAACTACTGCAAACATTTAGGAAAAAATTCTGGAAGCGAAACTTATTATAAACTTAAATATGAAAAAGAAAAATGCTATTCAATAATTAACACATACTTTAAGGAACAAACAAATAATAAAATTAATGAATTTGTGCAAAGAATAAATAAATTTAATCAAATAAATAGTAGTGTTAAATGGGAGTGTATTAATAATACTAATAATATATATAAATATATAGAATATAGAAATATACACAAAAATTCTAAAAAAACAATAAATAATAACAATCTACTAAAAAAATATTTAAGTAAATGCAATTTCAAAACAGAAATTCCATCTCTAATAATGAATTTAAAAACTACTAACAAGATTAAAATCTATCATTTAAGAAACTTAAAACACATTGAAAACGATCTTAAAGGGGTAGATCCCAAAAAAATAGAAAAGCACCTATCAAATGTAATAAAAGACAATATAAACAATCCAGGATACCTGTGTAAATTTTTTAAAAACAACGGATATAAAAAGCTAATAAATAAAATAAAAGAAACAAATAAAAAATATAAAAACAAAACAGAAATTTTAAAAAAAGTACTCAGAGAAAAGATAAAAGAATTAGAGAACGAGCAATATAAAAAAGAAGAGCTTGAAAAGTTTTTTAACAAAACATATGAAATTTACAAAATAAAACCACATTTCATAATAGAATACAAAAAATATCCAGATTTAGATAAATTGGTTAAAAGGGCAAAAAAAGAAATTTGTAAAATTCAAGATAAAATGGCACGGCTTAAAAGTATAAAAAACAACATTTTTAGTATATTATTAGAACAGTTAAGGCATAAAGTAGACAATGATAAACTAATCCCTACTTTAAAAGAATTCATTGAGAATGAGCCTGACCTTAAATATAGCAAGGTATTTGACAATTCCTACTATAATGATTTGATTGAAATAGTGAGCTGA
- a CDS encoding DUF226 domain-containing protein: MTALLERLKQKQKELKLKTDDKPKFKKEKKANVFSKIEEVKGRKIYHTKIFNDFYTFGISKNEPTKFFISLRGIFNIEDISMFHLFSLRGEDKFMGIYYGIRKLDKAFIVKNFNKKETYTLRKCEYIEFKFKKGSVFCYLNGLHILLKKDRVNSPYYNTLLNIILELETELYTFYNKKLSKGGIIPEWIRKKQK, translated from the coding sequence ATGACGGCTTTACTTGAACGATTAAAGCAAAAACAAAAAGAATTAAAATTAAAAACAGATGATAAACCAAAATTCAAAAAAGAAAAAAAGGCTAATGTTTTTTCTAAAATTGAGGAGGTTAAGGGTAGAAAAATATATCATACTAAAATCTTTAATGATTTTTATACATTTGGGATAAGTAAAAATGAACCTACTAAATTTTTCATTTCTTTAAGAGGAATCTTTAACATAGAAGACATAAGCATGTTTCATTTATTCTCATTAAGAGGAGAGGATAAATTTATGGGAATTTATTACGGAATAAGAAAGCTTGATAAAGCGTTTATTGTAAAGAATTTCAACAAAAAAGAAACTTACACTTTGAGAAAATGTGAATATATTGAATTTAAGTTTAAAAAAGGTTCTGTTTTTTGTTATTTAAACGGTCTTCATATTTTACTTAAAAAGGATAGGGTTAACAGTCCATATTATAATACACTTTTAAATATTATTTTAGAGCTAGAAACTGAACTTTACACTTTTTATAATAAAAAATTATCGAAAGGGGGAATTATTCCTGAATGGATAAGAAAGAAACAAAAGTAA
- a CDS encoding ParA family protein, with product MDKKETKVITVASIKGGVGKSTTSLIFATLLSIKCKVLLIDIDTQASTTSYFFNKIKDNKIDLINNNIYEVLISNLHIDNALITINKNLDLIPSYLTLHKFNSESIPYKEFKLKEQLKLLSNHYDYIILDTNPSLDFTLTNALVCSNYIIIPITAEKWAVESLDLFTFFMDKLLLTLPMYLINTKFKKNNTHKELLKVLEKNSNFLGTISEREDLNKRIAKNDRFDLTKDYIIEYQNTLDAFLNKSSYVH from the coding sequence ATGGATAAGAAAGAAACAAAAGTAATAACAGTTGCAAGTATAAAAGGCGGCGTTGGTAAAAGCACGACAAGTTTAATTTTTGCCACATTGCTTTCAATCAAATGTAAAGTTCTCTTAATAGATATTGATACTCAAGCTTCAACAACAAGCTATTTTTTTAATAAAATCAAAGATAACAAAATAGATTTAATAAATAACAACATATACGAAGTATTAATATCGAATTTACACATAGACAATGCACTAATAACAATTAATAAAAATTTGGATTTAATTCCAAGTTATTTAACATTACATAAATTCAATTCAGAATCTATTCCATACAAAGAATTTAAATTAAAAGAACAGTTAAAGCTACTTAGTAATCATTATGATTATATAATACTTGATACAAACCCCAGCTTAGACTTTACTTTAACGAATGCTCTTGTATGCAGCAATTACATAATAATACCAATAACGGCAGAGAAATGGGCTGTTGAAAGTTTAGATTTGTTTACTTTTTTTATGGACAAGCTACTATTAACACTGCCAATGTATTTAATCAATACTAAATTTAAGAAAAATAATACCCATAAGGAACTTTTAAAGGTTTTAGAGAAAAATAGTAATTTTTTAGGGACAATATCTGAGAGAGAAGATTTAAATAAAAGAATAGCAAAAAACGATAGATTTGATTTGACGAAGGATTACATAATAGAGTACCAAAACACGCTCGACGCGTTTTTAAATAAATCAAGTTACGTACACTAA
- a CDS encoding chromosome replication/partitioning protein has product MDIKINKRNLSESVGEEGQALIHYNKLKEKLNINFQKEIYCKIEAMKVLKEIKDKEYYKLDNYSSFDDFAKDYRLARTQTYKYLKIATAIEEGLIEEKYVVKNGINETIYLLKTKESPSLKKSNQNPIKPLRFQLKKEESYSFYKKNAKLTSFLLEKIFFEEKDFLLKIIEEFEISRNKRK; this is encoded by the coding sequence GTGGATATAAAGATAAATAAAAGAAATTTATCTGAGAGTGTTGGAGAAGAAGGACAAGCTCTTATTCATTATAATAAGCTTAAAGAAAAATTAAACATTAATTTTCAAAAAGAGATTTATTGCAAAATAGAAGCAATGAAAGTTTTAAAAGAAATTAAAGATAAAGAATATTATAAGCTGGACAACTATTCTAGTTTTGATGATTTTGCAAAAGATTACAGACTTGCTAGAACTCAAACATATAAATATCTTAAAATTGCAACAGCAATAGAAGAAGGTTTGATTGAAGAAAAGTATGTAGTTAAAAACGGGATTAACGAGACAATTTATTTGCTTAAGACAAAAGAAAGTCCAAGTTTAAAAAAATCTAACCAGAACCCAATAAAACCATTGAGATTTCAGCTCAAAAAGGAAGAATCTTATTCTTTTTATAAAAAAAATGCTAAGCTTACAAGCTTTCTTTTGGAAAAAATTTTTTTCGAAGAAAAAGATTTTTTATTAAAAATAATTGAAGAATTTGAAATTTCAAGGAACAAACGAAAATGA